A genomic segment from uncultured Alistipes sp. encodes:
- a CDS encoding SusF/SusE family outer membrane protein, protein MFKIKHILLSSVALCLFVATACEGEKELKVLSGELPSKVKALYLVGNTTPNNPTWDIDKPDLLVQSEEDPYLWTYQGVLNPGTFKLCFKTGTWAQPFIHPMINNEPIGTQNVTDKKMQSPRKGGEDELWKVTDSGVYTLTFDLRDFTWSSIYEGEQPEEPLSNVYLIGDVTPNNPDWDINNPDQLIPSEDKANVYIYRGILNPGTFKLCFEIGTWAQPFVHPLVDGEEIGTETIVDRPMQAPRRDAPDEQWKVTTRGYYTLSFNLGNNTYSSIYDGKVDEE, encoded by the coding sequence ATGTTTAAAATCAAGCATATACTTTTGTCGTCAGTAGCCTTGTGTCTCTTTGTCGCCACGGCATGCGAAGGCGAGAAAGAACTGAAGGTACTCAGCGGCGAGTTGCCATCGAAAGTCAAGGCGCTTTACCTTGTCGGTAATACCACGCCCAATAATCCGACATGGGACATCGATAAACCCGACCTGCTTGTCCAGTCGGAAGAAGACCCTTACTTGTGGACGTATCAGGGCGTTCTCAATCCGGGGACATTTAAACTTTGCTTCAAAACCGGTACATGGGCACAACCTTTCATTCACCCCATGATTAACAATGAACCTATCGGTACCCAGAATGTAACCGATAAAAAGATGCAATCACCGCGAAAAGGTGGAGAAGACGAACTTTGGAAAGTGACAGATAGCGGCGTGTATACGCTGACGTTCGACTTAAGAGACTTCACATGGAGCAGCATCTACGAAGGTGAGCAGCCCGAAGAGCCGTTGAGCAACGTATACCTTATCGGCGACGTTACGCCTAACAATCCCGATTGGGATATAAACAATCCTGACCAGCTCATCCCTTCTGAAGATAAAGCTAACGTGTATATCTATCGTGGTATCCTCAATCCGGGTACATTTAAACTCTGCTTCGAAATAGGTACTTGGGCTCAACCCTTTGTGCATCCCCTAGTCGATGGAGAGGAAATCGGTACGGAGACCATCGTCGACAGACCCATGCAGGCCCCGCGCCGCGACGCTCCCGATGAACAGTGGAAAGTGACCACACGCGGCTACTACACTCTCAGTTTTAACCTTGGCAACAACACCTATAGCAGTATATATGACGGCAAGGTGGACGAAGAATAA